One Qiania dongpingensis genomic window carries:
- a CDS encoding nSTAND3 domain-containing NTPase, translating to MLNFFTLEPKEFAELSRDILQKIVKKTLYLTDGPYDEGIDFTDNPQNSRIIGQAKNFILTPIDKLMRKLEEEKERVSKLQPEAYYLFLPKNLTRKRLEKIVNLFNPVTRFDFEHIFTLGKMDELLQKKEYRDILEKHPKLWNFSMDILSRALYKNIDFDTREMLLNIQSFSEFVPTESYCACIELLEQDHAVLLQGAPGTGKTVISRRIALELAQQGYQVHYTTDGNLRDIKGILSQDDTPELILLDDFLGQMYVTLDPGKAGELETLLHFVQRSKHKRILLNSRITVLQEAERSIPLFTRIFSNLKKINVDELTEYEKARILHNTLKKQCGDCPKVFRYIASEGRYWNIIHHRNFNPRIIGMIAAMTANLSDPKDLYDRLLELLNDPANIWAQEFEQNLRPEDRLLLTTLYSLTNTNVDFALLEACYAARIRTMPEIDKTVNQAENALRRLNRSMLRQTWDETRKISVMNPSVNDFLSQYIRKHPLEQEAIIASAVYFEQIYKLMHGNSIQNILNSPALLALVEQKFEDHSLLNLRFQDDTYLGNILAYQCIVRQPLLDDVYRDKLISLLRQGAVDNYRPFLLNGCLSYILPLFSKPLFSYYQMERNLTDNGFVDSLMQSAQDSNELLQVLSLIWSVFSNPVQKYDYDLSYFRQKAAEYTENQLLDEVGDFNTFCIQKYDRSKFDHLVREIPADMPIEDVIDYFEYELSSFLEDDLTDQFVECVIRSIQDVLEAQPWFDGKISIDRDIVLIDQDIWGRAEIMIDNAMYDCLPRETYDTYTAQRREASDNLRLERSSMEYWNNTEKENQDLQICSLFTE from the coding sequence ATGCTGAATTTCTTTACATTGGAACCGAAAGAGTTTGCAGAGTTATCCAGAGATATTTTACAGAAAATAGTCAAAAAAACTCTTTATTTGACGGATGGTCCCTATGATGAAGGTATTGATTTTACGGATAATCCTCAAAACTCCAGAATCATAGGTCAGGCTAAGAATTTTATTCTCACCCCCATAGATAAATTGATGCGTAAATTGGAAGAGGAAAAAGAACGTGTGAGCAAGCTGCAGCCAGAAGCCTATTATTTGTTCTTGCCAAAAAATCTCACTCGGAAGCGTCTGGAAAAAATCGTAAACTTATTTAATCCAGTCACAAGGTTTGATTTTGAACATATTTTTACTCTTGGTAAAATGGATGAACTGCTTCAAAAAAAGGAATATAGAGATATCCTTGAGAAACACCCGAAACTTTGGAACTTTTCCATGGATATCCTCAGCAGAGCGCTATATAAAAATATTGATTTTGACACACGGGAAATGCTCTTGAATATCCAATCATTCAGTGAATTTGTGCCTACGGAGAGTTATTGCGCGTGCATTGAACTGCTGGAGCAGGATCACGCAGTCCTGCTGCAGGGTGCGCCGGGTACAGGAAAAACTGTGATCTCGCGCCGGATTGCTTTGGAACTGGCACAGCAGGGATATCAGGTCCACTATACGACAGACGGAAACTTGCGTGATATAAAGGGCATCCTCTCGCAGGATGACACGCCGGAACTGATCCTGCTGGACGATTTTCTGGGACAAATGTACGTAACACTTGATCCAGGCAAAGCCGGTGAGCTTGAGACACTGCTGCATTTTGTCCAGCGCAGCAAACATAAGCGGATTCTCCTAAACTCACGTATTACGGTTCTGCAGGAAGCTGAACGGAGCATACCTCTCTTCACCCGGATTTTTTCAAACCTCAAAAAAATCAATGTTGACGAACTGACAGAATATGAAAAAGCCCGCATACTCCACAACACTCTGAAAAAGCAGTGCGGTGACTGCCCAAAGGTCTTTCGTTACATTGCTTCCGAGGGACGATACTGGAATATTATTCATCACCGCAACTTTAATCCGCGTATCATCGGTATGATAGCCGCCATGACAGCAAACCTGTCCGATCCAAAAGACTTATATGACCGTCTGCTGGAACTGCTCAATGATCCGGCAAATATCTGGGCGCAGGAGTTTGAGCAAAATCTCCGCCCAGAGGATCGGCTCCTATTGACGACCCTATATTCCCTGACAAATACGAACGTGGATTTCGCTCTATTGGAAGCATGTTACGCCGCACGAATCAGAACCATGCCGGAAATCGATAAAACGGTCAACCAGGCAGAAAACGCACTGAGGCGTCTGAATCGTTCCATGCTTCGGCAGACCTGGGATGAGACGCGGAAAATATCAGTGATGAATCCTTCTGTCAATGACTTTCTGTCCCAATACATACGGAAGCACCCGTTGGAACAGGAGGCTATTATCGCCTCAGCAGTCTATTTCGAACAGATATATAAGCTCATGCATGGAAATTCCATACAAAATATTCTAAACTCTCCGGCACTGCTTGCACTGGTAGAACAAAAGTTTGAAGATCATTCACTCCTCAATCTGCGTTTCCAGGATGATACATATTTGGGCAATATTCTGGCTTATCAATGCATTGTACGGCAGCCCTTGCTGGATGACGTGTACCGCGACAAATTAATCAGCCTTCTCCGGCAGGGAGCTGTCGATAACTATCGCCCGTTTTTACTGAACGGCTGTCTGTCCTATATTCTGCCGCTGTTTTCAAAACCGCTGTTTTCCTACTATCAAATGGAGCGTAATTTGACAGACAACGGTTTTGTAGATAGTTTGATGCAAAGCGCTCAAGATTCTAACGAACTGCTCCAGGTGCTGTCTCTCATCTGGTCTGTATTTTCTAATCCGGTACAAAAATATGACTATGATCTTTCGTACTTCCGGCAAAAAGCCGCGGAGTATACAGAAAACCAATTGCTGGACGAGGTTGGTGATTTTAATACGTTTTGTATACAAAAATACGACCGATCGAAATTTGACCATTTAGTGCGGGAGATTCCCGCGGATATGCCCATAGAGGATGTCATTGATTATTTTGAATATGAATTGAGTTCATTTCTGGAAGACGATCTGACTGATCAATTTGTAGAGTGCGTGATTCGCAGCATTCAAGATGTACTAGAAGCACAGCCATGGTTTGATGGAAAAATCAGTATTGACCGGGATATTGTACTGATTGATCAAGATATCTGGGGTAGAGCAGAAATTATGATCGATAATGCGATGTACGATTGTTTACCACGGGAGACATACGACACTTATACTGCTCAACGACGAGAAGCCAGTGATAATCTGCGCCTGGAGCGTAGCAGCATGGAATATTGGAATAATACAGAAAAGGAAAACCAAGATCTACAAATCTGCTCTCTGTTTACAGAGTAA
- a CDS encoding helix-turn-helix transcriptional regulator: protein MKIDRLIGIITILLQQDKITAPELAERFEVSRRTINRDIEDICKAGIPLITTQGYGGGISIDDRYKIDRSFFTDEELQTIFTGLKGIDSVSKTSYLKTLLEKLSDKENRMISEDIIILDLASHYQKPLTKKIELIKYAIRERRILSFHYYYSKGEQQKRIEPYHLIFKWSSWYVFGYCPDRQGYRLFKLNRLWELQVMEETYSVRTIPEKELKLDDYFTSGSIHLKALFAPSEKYRLIEEYGIECFSSTESGELLLERDFVNYENMREWIFSFGDKVRIMEPGQLKTDRKNQAERILQMD from the coding sequence ATGAAAATTGACCGTTTGATCGGCATCATTACAATTTTGCTGCAACAGGACAAAATAACGGCGCCGGAACTGGCAGAGAGGTTCGAAGTCTCCAGGAGGACCATAAACAGAGATATTGAAGACATCTGCAAAGCTGGAATCCCCCTCATTACCACCCAGGGATATGGAGGAGGTATTTCCATTGACGACAGATACAAAATAGACAGATCCTTCTTTACAGATGAGGAACTGCAGACAATCTTTACTGGATTAAAGGGAATCGACAGCGTATCAAAAACCTCATATTTGAAAACTCTCCTTGAAAAGCTCTCGGACAAAGAAAACCGCATGATATCAGAAGATATTATAATCCTTGACCTGGCATCCCATTATCAGAAACCGCTCACGAAAAAAATAGAACTCATAAAATATGCGATCCGGGAACGGCGTATTCTCTCTTTCCATTACTATTACTCAAAAGGAGAACAGCAAAAAAGAATCGAGCCCTATCATCTGATCTTCAAATGGTCTTCCTGGTATGTCTTCGGCTACTGTCCGGACAGACAAGGCTACCGCCTTTTTAAGCTGAACCGGCTTTGGGAGCTGCAGGTTATGGAAGAAACATATTCAGTCAGAACCATACCAGAAAAGGAATTGAAGCTTGATGACTATTTCACGTCTGGTTCCATACATTTAAAAGCCCTGTTCGCTCCCAGTGAAAAATACCGGCTGATAGAAGAATACGGCATCGAATGCTTTTCTTCCACTGAAAGCGGCGAACTGCTTCTGGAGCGCGATTTTGTAAACTATGAAAATATGCGTGAATGGATATTCAGCTTTGGTGATAAGGTACGTATCATGGAGCCTGGCCAACTGAAAACCGACCGAAAAAATCAGGCCGAACGGATCCTGCAAATGGATTAA
- a CDS encoding SAM-dependent methyltransferase gives MKQLLINPIGRIRVRDEVMSLELDKQFIPALTALDGFSHLNALWWFSDFDTKEARQTLKVTKPYKRSPEIMGIFATRAPVRPNPIALSTAGILHIDYEKGIILLDYIDAFDNTPLLDIKPYTPSLDRVDTPELPQWCRHWPQSIEQSGEFDWENEFNF, from the coding sequence ATGAAACAATTATTGATAAACCCAATCGGCCGGATCCGTGTCCGTGATGAAGTCATGTCCCTGGAACTGGACAAGCAGTTCATCCCCGCTTTAACAGCTTTGGACGGATTCTCCCATTTAAACGCCCTGTGGTGGTTTAGTGACTTTGATACAAAAGAAGCCAGGCAGACTCTCAAGGTAACTAAACCGTATAAAAGATCCCCCGAGATTATGGGAATCTTCGCCACAAGAGCGCCTGTGCGCCCGAATCCAATCGCGTTGTCCACCGCAGGAATTCTTCATATTGACTATGAAAAGGGCATTATCTTACTGGATTATATCGATGCTTTTGACAACACGCCCCTTCTGGACATCAAGCCATATACTCCGAGCCTTGACCGCGTGGACACGCCCGAACTGCCGCAATGGTGCCGCCACTGGCCGCAGAGCATCGAACAGTCAGGTGAATTTGACTGGGAAAATGAGTTCAATTTTTAA
- a CDS encoding anti-sigma factor family protein, which yields MTRCMEVQAQITDYIDGKLPAEELEAFVSHINECEECREELNIYYTIYVGLSQLEHDDQEINELYDLDGALEEELYQSELLIKKRHFFQGFRYVVYTVAFWCIMLAVFLQLRLFADMGIL from the coding sequence ATGACCAGATGCATGGAAGTCCAGGCCCAGATCACGGACTATATTGACGGAAAGCTTCCCGCGGAGGAGCTGGAGGCCTTTGTTTCTCATATAAACGAATGTGAGGAATGCAGGGAAGAACTGAATATCTATTATACGATATATGTGGGGCTTTCACAACTGGAACATGACGATCAGGAAATCAATGAGCTGTATGATCTGGACGGGGCCTTAGAAGAGGAACTGTACCAGTCGGAGCTTCTGATAAAAAAACGTCATTTTTTCCAGGGGTTCCGTTACGTGGTGTATACGGTGGCTTTCTGGTGTATCATGCTGGCTGTTTTTCTGCAGCTGCGATTGTTCGCCGATATGGGAATATTATAA
- a CDS encoding MerR family transcriptional regulator — protein MFKIGEFSKLTQVSIRMLRYYDETGLLKPEQTNPYTGYRMYSADQIPLLNKILFLRDSGFNVTEISEALKHSSSDFILRQFERKQAEIKENILSEQAKLKKIELAQKNILSDKNEMHYQVSLKSVPSYHVLSLRKIIPDYYAESKLWQEMSRFVTKHRISVSQDTFSIYHDPDYREKDVDVELCALTEKTGDNREGFVYRETEPVPVMACSMVYGPFENIAGAYLSMADWLQKHSLYRMTGQSRQIVHRGPWNENNSRNYLTEIQIPLEETT, from the coding sequence GTGTTCAAAATCGGTGAATTCTCCAAGCTGACGCAAGTATCCATCCGGATGCTGCGCTACTATGATGAAACAGGACTTTTAAAACCCGAACAGACGAATCCGTACACGGGATACCGCATGTATTCTGCCGATCAGATCCCGCTCCTCAATAAAATCCTGTTCCTGAGGGACAGCGGTTTTAATGTGACGGAAATCTCTGAGGCCCTGAAACACAGCTCTTCTGATTTCATTCTCAGGCAGTTTGAAAGAAAACAGGCAGAAATAAAAGAAAACATTTTATCAGAACAGGCGAAACTAAAAAAAATCGAATTGGCTCAAAAAAATATCCTGTCGGATAAAAATGAGATGCATTATCAGGTCTCTCTAAAGTCAGTCCCCAGCTATCATGTCCTCTCACTGAGAAAAATCATACCAGATTATTATGCTGAAAGCAAGCTGTGGCAGGAAATGTCCCGTTTCGTGACAAAGCATAGGATATCGGTTTCCCAGGATACCTTTTCCATCTATCACGATCCGGATTATCGGGAAAAGGACGTCGATGTAGAATTATGCGCTCTGACGGAAAAAACAGGAGACAATCGTGAAGGGTTCGTTTACCGTGAAACAGAACCGGTGCCTGTCATGGCCTGTTCCATGGTATACGGCCCTTTCGAAAACATCGCCGGCGCCTATCTTTCAATGGCGGATTGGCTTCAGAAGCACAGCCTCTACCGCATGACCGGACAGAGCAGGCAGATTGTACACCGGGGCCCCTGGAATGAAAACAACTCCCGGAACTATCTGACAGAAATCCAGATACCTCTGGAAGAAACCACTTGA
- a CDS encoding sporulation initiation factor Spo0A C-terminal domain-containing protein, whose translation MKKMYELLQTVGVSKSYQGYPYFVLAVEMVIEDESRLCNIRKDVYFPIAIRYKEDVQNIERDIRTIRDVIMRNGGEDFLTELSGGKFSHTKSPYPREIIEIFAEYLKNQT comes from the coding sequence ATGAAAAAGATGTACGAATTATTACAGACAGTCGGGGTATCCAAAAGCTACCAAGGCTATCCCTACTTTGTACTGGCGGTAGAGATGGTGATAGAAGATGAATCTAGACTATGCAACATCCGCAAAGATGTGTACTTCCCGATTGCTATTCGATATAAAGAGGACGTGCAGAATATTGAACGGGATATCAGGACCATTCGGGACGTGATCATGAGAAACGGAGGGGAAGACTTTCTCACGGAGCTTTCCGGAGGAAAATTCAGCCACACCAAGAGCCCATATCCCAGGGAAATCATCGAAATATTTGCGGAATATCTGAAAAATCAAACCTAA
- a CDS encoding MBL fold metallo-hydrolase, with protein sequence MRLVSIASGSSGNCIYVGTEHTHLLIDAGISAKRIECGLCELGIKGSELSGILITHEHSDHIGGLGVFSRKNEVPIYTTRETYEGIRSAKTVGELPEGLHREIFPDVDFSIGDMRISPFSIDHDAANPCAFRVGSGGSSAAVVTDLGNYSQYTINHLQGLDAVLLEANHDVHMLEAGPYPYYLKKRIMGNRGHLSNDSAGRLLGEVLHDKFKKALLGHLSKENNYADLAYETVRLEVTMGENAYRGTDFDIAVADRSRMSEIVYL encoded by the coding sequence ATACGCCTTGTCAGTATAGCCAGCGGCAGCAGCGGAAACTGCATCTATGTAGGTACGGAGCACACCCATCTCCTGATCGATGCAGGGATATCTGCCAAACGGATTGAATGCGGGCTGTGTGAGCTGGGGATCAAAGGCTCAGAGCTTTCCGGTATCTTGATCACCCACGAGCACTCCGACCATATAGGGGGGCTGGGAGTCTTTTCAAGAAAAAATGAGGTGCCCATATATACCACCCGGGAAACCTATGAAGGTATACGGTCGGCGAAGACAGTGGGAGAGCTGCCGGAGGGACTTCACAGGGAAATTTTCCCAGATGTGGATTTTTCCATAGGAGATATGAGGATATCGCCATTTTCCATTGACCATGACGCTGCGAATCCCTGTGCGTTCCGGGTGGGGTCCGGCGGAAGCTCAGCTGCTGTAGTGACAGACCTCGGCAACTACAGCCAATATACGATTAATCATCTGCAGGGCCTGGACGCCGTTCTTTTGGAAGCGAACCATGATGTACATATGCTGGAAGCGGGACCGTATCCTTATTATCTGAAAAAGCGGATCATGGGGAACAGAGGGCATCTTTCCAACGATTCGGCGGGGCGGCTGCTGGGTGAGGTCCTTCACGACAAGTTTAAGAAGGCGTTGCTGGGACATCTTTCCAAAGAGAATAATTATGCAGATTTGGCTTATGAGACAGTCCGCCTGGAAGTGACAATGGGGGAGAACGCTTACCGTGGCACTGACTTTGATATCGCAGTTGCGGACAGGAGCAGGATGTCGGAAATCGTGTACCTTTGA
- a CDS encoding DUF3892 domain-containing protein, producing MTVKYQEAESLPMNALSEIPTPNADAKKITGLVKHSGKISGYQLSDGRIVNKAEGVELAKQGEIQGVGISSRNGNEYLKSLPDDTESNNLGNLPTVTN from the coding sequence ATGACTGTAAAATACCAGGAAGCAGAAAGCCTTCCCATGAACGCCCTCAGCGAGATTCCCACGCCCAACGCCGATGCCAAAAAGATCACGGGGCTGGTAAAGCACAGCGGTAAGATTTCAGGATATCAGCTGTCCGACGGACGGATCGTGAACAAAGCGGAAGGAGTAGAGCTTGCGAAGCAGGGAGAAATCCAGGGAGTCGGAATTTCTTCACGAAACGGCAATGAGTATCTGAAGTCACTTCCTGACGATACAGAAAGCAATAATTTGGGAAATCTCCCCACTGTGACCAATTAA
- the coaE gene encoding dephospho-CoA kinase (Dephospho-CoA kinase (CoaE) performs the final step in coenzyme A biosynthesis.) — protein sequence MKIIGVTGGVGAGKSTVLEILKEDYGAGILMADEIGRELMEPEGACFAQVRDAFGEGVMKRDGTLDRGKIASAVFRDQAALKRLNGIIHPAVRKETERRLQDLEISGKEIAVIETAILFEAGYEDICDVVWYVYADEETRIQRLMKSRGYGRDKCREIMANQMPDSEFRRRSGVVIDNSGSREDIKEQIATSLSL from the coding sequence ATGAAGATAATTGGAGTGACCGGCGGCGTAGGTGCAGGAAAGAGCACGGTGCTGGAAATCTTAAAAGAGGACTACGGTGCAGGAATCCTGATGGCAGATGAAATCGGGAGGGAACTCATGGAACCGGAAGGCGCCTGTTTCGCACAAGTGAGAGATGCCTTTGGCGAAGGCGTCATGAAACGGGACGGGACTCTGGACCGGGGAAAGATCGCGTCGGCGGTGTTCCGGGACCAGGCAGCGTTAAAGCGGCTGAATGGTATTATCCATCCGGCAGTCCGGAAAGAGACGGAAAGGCGGCTTCAGGATCTTGAGATTTCCGGAAAGGAGATTGCCGTAATCGAGACGGCCATTCTGTTTGAAGCCGGGTATGAGGATATCTGCGATGTGGTCTGGTATGTCTATGCCGATGAGGAGACGAGGATACAAAGACTTATGAAAAGCAGAGGCTATGGAAGGGATAAATGCCGGGAGATCATGGCAAATCAGATGCCGGACAGTGAATTCCGGCGGCGGTCCGGCGTGGTCATCGACAACAGCGGGAGCAGAGAGGATATAAAAGAGCAGATTGCAACTTCCTTGTCCTTATGA
- the polA gene encoding DNA polymerase I, with translation MREKIVLIDGHSILNRAYYGVNMGMTNFEGLHTNAVYGFLNILLKIIDEEQPQYITVAFDVKAPTFRHEMYEAYKGTRKGMPEELHEQVPLTKDVLKAMGIQVAELPGYEADDILGTLSARCEKEGLDVVVVSGDRDMLQLASGRIKIRIPKTKGGTTAVEDYLEKDVMEKLGVTPSEFVDVKALMGDSSDNIPGVPGIGEKTAFALIQKYHSLEAVYADVDNVKPARAQKALAAGREMAELSQTLARIDRECPVEFSLEQARIGKLFTPEAYEIMKRLELRSLLKRFEAGCQTQNSVERTFLYLDDLEGAELAFEKAMEAERIGIQLVAEDGELLGLSLAFGEEDVYFLEASGFLTGEYLTGKARQLCLRGKDTWMLDLKEALPYLDIEETEGVYDAGVAGYLLNPLKSAYVYDDLAREYLELTVPSRTDLLGKVSFRSALQDKKESCITCFCYSAYTAMASGEILLRKLRETGMEPLFREIEMPLIYSLYHMEKEGIQVEKEALRVYGETLQVQIERLEIEIYELSGETFNINSPKQLGVILFEKLKLPYGKKTKTGYSTSADILEKLAPEQPLVAKILEYRQLTKLKSTYADGLAVYIGEDGRIHGKFNQTITATGRISSTEPNLQNIPVRMALGREIRKVFVPKEGYVFVDADYSQIELRILAHMSGDSRLIEAYHQAEDIHRMTASQVFHVPFDEVTPLQRGNAKAVNFGIVYGISAFGLSEGLSITRQEALDYIKQYFETYPGVKIFLDGLVDSGKEKGYVTTLFGRRRPVPELSSSNFMQRNFGERVAMNSPIQGTAADIMKIAMIGVDRRLRREKLRSRLILQIHDELLVEAAEDEVEQVKRILKEEMDGAAELSVPLEVDLNTGYSWFETK, from the coding sequence ATGAGAGAAAAAATCGTATTGATTGACGGACACAGCATTTTGAACCGGGCTTATTATGGCGTCAATATGGGGATGACCAATTTTGAGGGGCTCCATACCAACGCCGTATACGGTTTTTTAAACATTTTACTGAAGATAATCGACGAAGAACAGCCGCAGTATATAACTGTGGCTTTTGATGTAAAGGCTCCGACCTTCCGCCATGAAATGTATGAAGCGTATAAAGGGACACGGAAGGGAATGCCGGAAGAGCTGCACGAGCAGGTGCCGCTGACGAAGGATGTGCTTAAGGCGATGGGGATCCAGGTGGCGGAGCTTCCCGGCTACGAGGCAGATGATATCCTGGGGACGCTGTCAGCCCGATGTGAGAAAGAAGGGCTGGATGTTGTTGTGGTTTCCGGAGACAGGGACATGCTGCAGCTGGCGAGCGGCAGGATAAAGATCCGGATACCGAAAACGAAGGGCGGGACGACCGCCGTTGAGGATTATTTGGAAAAGGACGTAATGGAGAAGCTGGGAGTGACCCCGTCGGAGTTTGTGGACGTAAAGGCGCTTATGGGAGATTCCTCCGATAATATTCCAGGTGTCCCTGGCATCGGGGAAAAGACAGCGTTTGCCTTGATTCAGAAATATCACAGCCTGGAGGCCGTCTATGCGGATGTGGATAATGTAAAGCCGGCCAGGGCGCAGAAAGCGCTGGCGGCAGGCAGGGAAATGGCGGAGCTGTCCCAGACACTGGCAAGGATCGACAGAGAATGTCCTGTGGAATTTTCTCTGGAACAGGCCAGGATAGGCAAGCTGTTCACTCCGGAGGCTTATGAGATCATGAAGCGCCTGGAGCTGAGAAGCCTGCTGAAACGGTTTGAAGCGGGATGCCAGACTCAGAATTCGGTGGAGAGGACTTTTTTATACCTTGATGATCTGGAAGGTGCGGAGCTGGCGTTTGAAAAGGCTATGGAAGCAGAGCGGATCGGAATACAGCTGGTGGCAGAAGACGGAGAGCTTCTCGGTCTGTCCCTGGCTTTTGGGGAAGAAGATGTCTATTTTCTGGAGGCGTCTGGTTTTCTGACCGGAGAGTATTTGACCGGAAAAGCCAGGCAGCTGTGCCTTCGTGGAAAAGATACATGGATGCTGGATTTAAAGGAGGCGCTTCCCTATCTGGATATAGAGGAAACAGAAGGAGTGTATGACGCCGGCGTAGCGGGGTATCTGCTCAATCCCCTGAAAAGCGCTTATGTGTATGATGATCTGGCCAGAGAATATCTGGAGCTGACAGTCCCTTCCAGGACGGATCTGCTTGGAAAGGTTTCTTTCCGGTCGGCCCTTCAGGATAAAAAAGAGAGCTGCATCACGTGTTTCTGCTATTCGGCATACACGGCCATGGCGTCGGGAGAGATTCTGCTCAGGAAGCTTCGGGAGACCGGCATGGAGCCGCTGTTTCGAGAGATTGAGATGCCTTTGATCTACAGCCTTTACCATATGGAGAAAGAAGGCATCCAGGTGGAAAAAGAGGCCCTCCGGGTTTACGGAGAAACGCTGCAGGTTCAGATTGAACGCCTGGAAATAGAGATATATGAGCTTTCCGGAGAAACCTTCAATATCAATTCTCCCAAGCAGCTGGGAGTGATCCTGTTCGAAAAGCTGAAGCTGCCCTATGGAAAAAAGACAAAGACGGGATATTCCACGTCTGCTGATATTTTGGAAAAGCTGGCGCCTGAACAGCCTCTTGTGGCAAAGATTCTGGAGTACAGGCAGCTTACGAAACTAAAATCCACCTATGCCGACGGCCTGGCCGTATATATCGGGGAGGACGGAAGGATTCACGGGAAGTTTAATCAGACCATCACGGCTACCGGCCGTATCAGCAGCACGGAGCCAAACCTTCAGAACATTCCGGTCCGGATGGCTTTGGGACGGGAAATCCGCAAGGTATTCGTACCGAAGGAAGGCTATGTATTTGTGGATGCGGATTATTCCCAGATTGAGCTGCGGATCCTGGCCCATATGTCGGGGGACAGCCGGCTCATTGAGGCATATCATCAGGCGGAGGATATCCATAGGATGACGGCGTCACAGGTGTTCCATGTGCCTTTTGACGAGGTGACGCCTCTGCAGAGAGGGAATGCCAAAGCAGTTAATTTTGGGATCGTATACGGCATCAGTGCCTTTGGACTCAGCGAGGGCTTAAGCATAACAAGGCAGGAAGCGCTTGATTATATCAAGCAGTATTTTGAAACATATCCCGGAGTCAAGATCTTTTTGGACGGCCTGGTGGATTCGGGCAAAGAGAAGGGATATGTGACGACCTTATTCGGCCGAAGACGTCCCGTGCCGGAACTGTCTTCCTCCAACTTCATGCAGAGAAATTTCGGGGAGAGGGTCGCCATGAACAGTCCTATCCAGGGGACAGCGGCCGATATTATGAAGATCGCGATGATCGGCGTGGACCGGAGGCTTCGCAGGGAGAAGCTTAGATCCAGGCTGATCCTGCAGATCCATGACGAGCTTCTGGTGGAAGCGGCGGAGGATGAAGTCGAGCAGGTTAAACGCATACTGAAGGAGGAGATGGACGGTGCGGCCGAGCTGTCGGTGCCTCTTGAAGTGGATCTGAATACGGGTTACAGCTGGTTTGAAACGAAATAG
- a CDS encoding ACT domain-containing protein yields MKKTIITVVGKDTVGIIAKVCTYLANNRINIEDISQTILQGYFNMMMIVDASQSAKPFGDVVEELDQIGEEIGVKIRCQHEDIFNKMHRI; encoded by the coding sequence ATGAAAAAAACTATTATCACAGTCGTAGGAAAAGATACGGTAGGCATCATTGCAAAGGTATGCACATATCTGGCCAATAACCGCATCAACATTGAGGATATTTCCCAGACCATCCTGCAGGGATATTTCAATATGATGATGATCGTGGATGCCAGCCAGTCTGCCAAGCCTTTTGGCGATGTGGTCGAGGAGCTGGACCAGATCGGTGAAGAAATCGGCGTGAAGATTCGCTGTCAGCATGAGGATATCTTCAACAAAATGCACAGAATTTAA